In Caldilineales bacterium, the following are encoded in one genomic region:
- a CDS encoding type II toxin-antitoxin system RelE/ParE family toxin, translating into MRIYTVAFKPQAVKDLKSVPKNDANRIITKIEAMSQDLQGDVKRLTDFTPEYRLRVGDYRILFEIEGSVIVIYRVVHRRDVYR; encoded by the coding sequence ATGAGAATCTACACAGTAGCGTTCAAACCACAGGCTGTCAAAGACTTAAAAAGTGTTCCCAAGAACGACGCTAATCGGATCATTACAAAAATCGAGGCAATGTCGCAGGATCTGCAAGGGGATGTGAAACGCCTTACTGATTTCACACCTGAATATCGCCTGCGTGTCGGTGACTACCGAATCTTATTTGAAATAGAAGGAAGTGTAATTGTCATCTATCGCGTGGTGCATCGACGCGACGTTTACCGATAG